The Pseudanabaena galeata CCNP1313 genome includes a region encoding these proteins:
- a CDS encoding DJ-1 family glyoxalase III, whose translation MIRVLIPLFEGFEEIEAVTVIDVLRRGEIEVVTAGLVTTTVMGAHAIAIIADTLLEQVDASQFDAIVLAGGAGTFRLREDPRIAKILIDYAAANKLVAAICAAPTVLSAAGLLKDKRATSYPSVKDEMQVAEYLTIPVVVDGNVVTSRGAGTAMAFALKLVEILQGEAIANQLATDMIV comes from the coding sequence ATGATCAGAGTACTTATCCCCCTTTTTGAAGGCTTTGAAGAAATCGAAGCGGTTACGGTTATCGATGTATTGCGTCGTGGGGAGATTGAGGTAGTTACGGCTGGCTTAGTAACGACAACGGTGATGGGTGCTCATGCGATCGCCATCATTGCCGATACACTTCTAGAGCAAGTCGATGCGAGTCAATTTGATGCGATCGTCCTCGCTGGTGGTGCAGGAACGTTTCGGCTGAGAGAAGATCCACGCATTGCCAAAATATTAATCGACTATGCTGCTGCCAATAAATTAGTCGCCGCTATCTGCGCTGCGCCCACTGTTCTGTCCGCCGCAGGATTACTCAAAGATAAACGCGCCACATCCTATCCATCGGTCAAAGATGAGATGCAAGTTGCGGAATATTTGACAATTCCTGTGGTCGTTGATGGCAATGTGGTGACCAGTCGGGGTGCGGGGACAGCAATGGCTTTTGCGCTGAAGTTAGTTGAGATTTTGCAAGGTGAGGCGATCGCTAATCAACTTGCCACAGACATGATCGTTTAG